The following proteins are encoded in a genomic region of Paenibacillus sp. FSL R7-0273:
- a CDS encoding helix-turn-helix domain-containing protein: MTTKLLARDIGLEPGFTFRIQKCPLTHDYYVHSHDFSELVVILSGSAVHIIEGREYPVTAGQVFLIHSGVSHGYKNVEDIEYVNVMFQPEELLQQPELRLLPGFQALFYIEPFYRQEMYFKGMLTLDAEQLLEATRLLDLILGEHERREDGYRLMVRTYFTALVGMLSRYYQNSSGREDNKALRIGEAVTYIEEHFLQPVTLQSMADMAYMSTRQFLRVFTRNYKTTPMDYVIRKRLDYSCTLLRNPDLPVSRVAMDSGFHDQNYYARQFRKLYNCTPTEYRERISGSGEEG; encoded by the coding sequence ATGACAACCAAATTATTAGCGCGGGACATCGGACTTGAGCCCGGATTTACCTTCCGGATCCAGAAATGTCCGCTGACGCATGATTACTATGTACACAGCCATGATTTTTCTGAGCTTGTCGTCATTCTGTCGGGAAGCGCCGTGCATATCATCGAAGGGAGAGAGTATCCGGTTACGGCCGGCCAGGTTTTTCTGATCCACAGCGGTGTTTCCCATGGTTACAAGAATGTCGAGGACATTGAGTATGTGAACGTTATGTTTCAGCCCGAGGAGCTGCTGCAGCAGCCCGAGCTCAGGCTGCTTCCGGGCTTCCAGGCGCTGTTCTACATCGAGCCCTTTTACCGTCAGGAGATGTATTTCAAAGGCATGCTTACGCTGGATGCCGAGCAGCTGCTGGAGGCTACACGGCTGCTTGATCTGATTCTGGGTGAACATGAGCGCAGGGAGGATGGCTACCGGCTGATGGTCCGCACCTATTTTACCGCCCTGGTGGGCATGCTCTCCCGTTATTATCAGAACAGCAGCGGGCGCGAGGACAACAAGGCGCTGCGGATCGGTGAGGCGGTTACCTATATTGAGGAGCATTTCCTTCAGCCGGTTACCCTGCAATCCATGGCAGATATGGCTTATATGTCAACCCGCCAGTTTCTGAGGGTCTTCACCCGTAACTACAAAACCACGCCCATGGACTATGTCATCCGCAAGCGGCTGGACTATTCCTGCACGCTGCTGCGGAATCCGGACCTTCCGGTATCCCGGGTGGCCATGGACAGCGGCTTCCATGACCAGAACTATTACGCCCGCCAGTTCCGCAAATTATATAACTGCACGCCAACCGAATACCGTGAACGGATCAGCGGCTCCGGGGAAGAGGGATAA
- a CDS encoding helix-turn-helix transcriptional regulator — MLCLEFTIPPLPKFVTVGLAVWSPGDRHFARTFGVYDLLLVKRGTLYMAEQGKEYAIGPGRLLVLEAGLPHEGYRVCEEDTEIYWVHFIHEGKPAYILQEEIPWSALLAKGTVEDEEPSAQQRLYMPKFAAVDVEALEPILDEMNEIHSRLNAENALRLHVLLAELMAALQAECARTALPEPAVRLARAAAAYLDRHWKEPFQVTGLQEELHFQADYITRCMKQHIGTTPLQYVLQRRLEEAKKLLSGTVLSVSDIAERIGIRDVNYLTRLFSARFGVTPAAYRRRQRQREEAAAAGEGRE, encoded by the coding sequence GTGCTCTGTCTGGAATTTACGATTCCGCCGCTGCCAAAGTTTGTCACGGTGGGGCTGGCCGTCTGGTCGCCGGGTGACCGGCATTTTGCCCGTACCTTCGGGGTATATGATCTGCTGCTGGTTAAGCGAGGAACGCTCTATATGGCTGAACAGGGGAAGGAATATGCAATCGGCCCGGGCAGGCTGCTTGTGCTTGAAGCAGGGCTGCCGCACGAGGGCTACCGGGTATGTGAAGAGGATACGGAGATTTACTGGGTGCATTTCATCCATGAGGGGAAGCCGGCTTATATTCTGCAGGAGGAGATTCCCTGGTCTGCACTGCTGGCCAAAGGAACGGTAGAGGATGAGGAGCCCTCTGCGCAGCAGCGGCTGTATATGCCGAAATTTGCTGCCGTAGACGTAGAGGCGCTGGAGCCGATTCTGGATGAGATGAACGAGATTCACAGCCGGCTGAATGCCGAAAATGCCCTGCGGCTCCACGTTCTCCTGGCTGAGCTGATGGCGGCGCTGCAGGCGGAATGCGCCCGCACGGCGCTGCCGGAGCCGGCGGTCCGGCTGGCCCGGGCAGCGGCGGCTTATCTCGACAGGCATTGGAAGGAGCCGTTTCAGGTGACGGGGCTGCAGGAGGAGCTGCATTTCCAAGCGGATTATATTACGAGATGCATGAAGCAGCATATCGGCACAACGCCGCTGCAGTATGTGCTGCAGCGGCGGCTGGAGGAAGCCAAGAAGCTGCTCAGCGGTACCGTACTCAGTGTATCGGATATTGCTGAAAGGATAGGCATCCGTGATGTGAATTATCTGACCCGGCTGTTCAGCGCAAGATTCGGCGTGACTCCAGCAGCCTACCGGCGGCGGCAGCGCCAGCGGGAGGAAGCCGCCGCCGCAGGAGAGGGCAGGGAGTAA
- a CDS encoding GDSL-type esterase/lipase family protein yields MLHLFTDKENQNSVQPHVLFLGDSITADGQYIRLAGEWLKEHRPHPGVRLSAWGVPSETASGLSEAAHPFPRPCIHERLTRELAEASPDVVVACYGMNDGIYHPYSAERFTAYQDGMRRLSAQIHEAGAKVVLLTPPPFDALSMNGLLLPAEADGFSYLEPYKDYDRVLEHYAGWLLSGGCPADQVIDLRTPLLKHIRQERTLNAAYRYGDGIHPDASGHGVIAHTLLQELFGAETE; encoded by the coding sequence ATGCTGCATTTATTTACTGATAAAGAAAACCAGAATTCCGTACAGCCGCACGTCCTGTTTCTTGGAGACAGCATCACGGCTGACGGTCAATATATCCGGCTGGCCGGAGAATGGCTGAAGGAGCACCGGCCGCACCCAGGAGTCCGGCTGTCGGCATGGGGAGTGCCGAGCGAGACGGCCTCGGGACTCAGCGAAGCGGCACATCCGTTTCCGCGGCCGTGTATCCACGAGCGGCTCACAAGGGAGCTTGCCGAAGCCTCCCCGGATGTAGTCGTGGCCTGTTACGGAATGAATGACGGAATCTATCATCCTTACTCCGCTGAAAGATTCACCGCCTATCAGGACGGAATGAGGCGGCTGAGCGCACAAATCCATGAAGCCGGAGCCAAGGTGGTTCTGCTGACCCCGCCGCCGTTCGATGCCCTCTCCATGAACGGCCTGCTGCTGCCTGCGGAGGCGGACGGCTTCAGCTATCTGGAACCCTACAAGGATTACGACCGGGTGCTGGAGCATTATGCGGGCTGGCTGTTATCCGGCGGCTGTCCGGCTGATCAGGTCATTGACCTGCGCACGCCGCTGCTGAAGCACATCAGGCAGGAGCGGACGCTTAACGCCGCTTACCGTTACGGTGACGGGATACATCCGGATGCCTCGGGTCACGGAGTTATAGCGCATACGCTTTTACAGGAGCTCTTTGGTGCAGAGACGGAATGA